Proteins encoded in a region of the Labeo rohita strain BAU-BD-2019 chromosome 22, IGBB_LRoh.1.0, whole genome shotgun sequence genome:
- the nfil3-4 gene encoding nuclear factor, interleukin 3 regulated, member 4: MESAFSRVIWEPEGESEELSPRGLGLRRKREFIPEDKKDATYWEKRRKNNEAAKRSREKRRVNDYVLETRLVSLSEENARLRAELLALKLRYGLLNPGTPYSASQRALSQLHALAPQPLVSCPDKDLYWGRRQDREASHLSGSQQAPVCLGTHPGSAFLPTHPMAIRRNHPYFLDFPSLHSSTATPLLFPSHLASTAAPWAGRPLLQPGNQRILSDEEGEQQVPADSSTALPHKLRLKTQNSQRKDSRDKSASPIPAYISD, from the coding sequence ATGGAGTCTGCTTTCTCACGGGTGATATGGGAACCTGAGGGAGAGTCCGAAGAGCTCTCTCCGAGAGGTCTTGGACTGCGTCGCAAACGGGAATTCATCCCCGAAGACAAGAAAGACGCGACCTACTGGGAGAAGCGCCGCAAGAACAATGAGGCGGCAAAGCGCTCGCGAGAAAAACGAAGGGTGAACGACTACGTCTTGGAGACTCGATTGGTTTCGTTGAGTGAGGAAAACGCACGCTTGCGAGCAGAGCTCTTGGCTTTGAAGCTTCGATACGGTTTGCTTAACCCTGGGACGCCCTATTCAGCTTCTCAAAGGGCGCTATCTCAGCTTCACGCTTTGGCACCGCAACCTTTGGTTTCTTGCCCAGACAAAGACCTCTACTGGGGTAGACGCCAAGACAGAGAGGCTTCTCATCTATCAGGGAGCCAACAAGCACCGGTCTGTCTTGGTACTCACCCCGGGTCAGCCTTCCTGCCTACGCATCCCATGGCGATACGAAGAAACCACCCGTACTTCCTAGACTTCCCCAGCCTCCATTCTTCTACAGCCACGCCTTTACTCTTTCCCTCACACCTCGCCTCAACAGCGGCACCTTGGGCGGGACGGCCCCTGCTCCAGCCAGGGAATCAGAGGATCTTGTCGGACGAGGAAGGTGAGCAGCAGGTGCCAGCAGATTCTAGCACCGCTCTGCCGCATAAACTAAGACTAAAGACACAAAACTCCCAGCGCAAAGATAGCAGAGATAAATCTGCGTCTCCAATCCCAGCATACATTTCTGATTGA